The proteins below come from a single Campylobacter sp. CCUG 57310 genomic window:
- a CDS encoding YajQ family cyclic di-GMP-binding protein yields MASEHSFDISAQVDLMEVKNALETAKKEVAARYDFKGIAAEIELNEKDKFITLLSSSDNKIDALKDIVISKLIKRNIPPVAVSETKRESASGGNIKATLKLNDTLDSDNAKKITKAIKDAKLKVSAAIRGEEVRVIGKSIDDLQECIRIVKGLNLELPISFKNLK; encoded by the coding sequence ATGGCTAGCGAACATAGCTTTGATATAAGTGCGCAAGTTGATCTGATGGAGGTAAAAAACGCACTTGAAACCGCCAAAAAGGAAGTTGCCGCAAGGTATGATTTTAAAGGCATCGCCGCTGAAATAGAGCTAAACGAAAAGGACAAATTTATCACTCTTCTTAGCTCAAGTGATAATAAAATCGACGCGTTAAAAGATATCGTCATCTCAAAGCTTATCAAGCGCAATATACCGCCTGTGGCGGTTAGCGAAACCAAACGAGAAAGCGCAAGCGGAGGCAATATAAAAGCCACTCTTAAGCTAAACGACACACTTGATAGCGATAACGCAAAAAAGATCACAAAGGCAATAAAAGACGCCAAACTAAAAGTAAGCGCCGCAATAAGAGGCGAAGAGGTGAGAGTAATCGGCAAGTCGATTGACGATCTGCAAGAGTGTATAAGGATAGTTAAGGGCTTAAACTTAGAGCTTCCAATTAGTTTTAAAAATTTAAAATAA
- a CDS encoding D-2-hydroxyacid dehydrogenase produces the protein MKIVCLDASTLGSDVSLDVFAKFGEFVSYHKTDKIETIERLKGADVVITNKVIIDRDVMDATNLKLICISATGMNNVDLDYAKAKNIAVKNVAGYSTNSVAQHTFACLLALVNRIKFYDDYVQSGEWVKSEIFTNLDRSIGEISGKNFGIIGLGEIGRSVARIAMAFGANVSYYSTSVANDNAEFKRQNLDELLKSCNIVSIHAPLNEKTRNLISSKELNLMKEGAVLMNFGRGGIVDESALAKAIDERNLKACIDVLESEPMRQNHPLLSIKNKENLIITPHVAWASKEAREKLINLIVKNIEDFIKES, from the coding sequence ATGAAAATAGTCTGCCTTGATGCTTCAACTTTAGGAAGCGACGTTAGCCTTGATGTTTTTGCTAAATTCGGCGAGTTTGTAAGCTATCATAAGACCGATAAAATTGAGACTATAGAGCGTTTAAAGGGTGCCGATGTCGTGATAACTAACAAAGTTATAATCGACCGTGATGTTATGGATGCAACGAATTTAAAGCTCATTTGCATAAGTGCAACCGGCATGAATAACGTTGATCTAGACTATGCAAAAGCTAAAAACATAGCCGTTAAAAATGTCGCAGGCTACTCGACTAACAGTGTTGCGCAGCATACTTTTGCTTGTTTGTTAGCGTTAGTAAATCGCATTAAATTTTATGATGATTATGTGCAAAGCGGCGAGTGGGTAAAGAGCGAAATTTTTACGAATTTAGATAGGTCTATCGGCGAGATAAGCGGCAAGAATTTCGGCATCATAGGACTTGGTGAGATAGGACGAAGCGTGGCTAGGATAGCTATGGCTTTTGGCGCAAACGTGAGCTACTACTCAACAAGTGTAGCAAACGATAACGCCGAGTTTAAAAGGCAAAATTTAGACGAGCTTTTAAAGAGCTGTAATATCGTAAGCATACACGCTCCTCTTAATGAAAAAACACGAAATTTAATCTCTTCTAAAGAGCTAAATTTGATGAAAGAAGGCGCAGTGCTTATGAATTTCGGACGTGGCGGGATAGTCGATGAAAGCGCACTTGCTAAGGCGATAGACGAGCGAAATTTAAAAGCCTGCATAGATGTGCTTGAAAGTGAGCCGATGAGGCAAAATCATCCGCTTTTAAGTATCAAAAACAAAGAAAATTTGATAATCACTCCGCATGTTGCATGGGCGAGCAAAGAGGCGCGCGAGAAGCTCATAAATTTGATAGTAAAAAATATAGAAGATTTTATAAAGGAGAGTTAA
- a CDS encoding glutathionylspermidine synthase family protein: MINLKKVKPLDKAFLESIGFAWHTDSDDSSYIADELVEVSEQEAEAYYEAANELYDMFVTAGQHIIDNNLYHEVGIPFNLVDLVKESWENEVHWHLYGRFDLAGGLNGKPIKLIEFNADTPTAIFETAIIQWAILKFNGMDESSQFNDLYEALKENFKRLVTLSEDTSEFSKLYEGWKILFSSIAGSVEDEQSVKLLEYIAKEAGFHADFAYVDEVEFNDEEGIFKGGENYEYWFKLIPWEDIAVQEGELALILKNIMANQRAIILNPAYTLMFQSKGILKILWELYPNHPLLLEASDKPLVSKKCVKKPIFGREGANVSIIEADGSVSVSSDGEYGANRAIYQEFYEFNKDERGDSYQAGVFFAYEACALGYRKGGEILNNASKFVGHYIKG; this comes from the coding sequence ATGATAAATTTAAAAAAAGTTAAGCCTTTAGATAAGGCGTTTTTAGAAAGCATAGGCTTTGCTTGGCATACCGATAGTGACGATAGCTCCTATATTGCAGATGAGCTTGTGGAAGTTAGCGAGCAGGAGGCTGAAGCCTACTATGAGGCGGCAAACGAGCTATACGATATGTTTGTAACCGCAGGCCAGCATATAATAGATAATAACCTCTATCACGAGGTTGGCATACCTTTTAACCTTGTCGATCTCGTAAAAGAAAGCTGGGAAAACGAGGTTCATTGGCATCTTTACGGGCGATTTGACTTGGCAGGTGGACTTAACGGAAAGCCGATAAAACTAATCGAATTTAATGCCGATACGCCGACTGCGATATTTGAAACGGCGATCATCCAATGGGCGATTTTGAAATTTAACGGCATGGATGAGAGCTCGCAGTTTAACGATCTTTACGAAGCTTTGAAAGAAAATTTCAAGCGTCTTGTAACACTTAGCGAGGATACAAGCGAATTTAGCAAGCTTTATGAGGGTTGGAAAATTCTCTTTAGCTCTATTGCCGGCAGTGTTGAGGATGAACAGAGCGTAAAACTACTTGAATATATCGCTAAAGAGGCGGGATTTCATGCGGATTTTGCCTATGTCGATGAGGTTGAATTTAACGATGAAGAGGGTATATTTAAGGGTGGCGAAAATTACGAGTACTGGTTTAAGCTAATTCCATGGGAAGATATCGCCGTGCAGGAGGGCGAACTTGCATTAATTCTTAAAAATATAATGGCAAATCAAAGAGCCATTATCTTAAATCCTGCTTATACGCTGATGTTTCAAAGCAAGGGAATTTTAAAAATTCTTTGGGAGCTTTACCCAAATCATCCGCTTTTGCTTGAGGCTTCAGACAAACCGTTAGTAAGTAAAAAATGCGTTAAAAAGCCTATATTTGGGCGTGAAGGAGCAAACGTTAGCATTATAGAAGCTGACGGAAGTGTTAGTGTTAGCAGTGATGGCGAATACGGCGCAAACAGAGCCATATATCAGGAATTTTACGAATTTAACAAAGACGAAAGAGGTGATAGTTATCAGGCGGGAGTCTTTTTTGCTTATGAGGCTTGCGCGCTCGGGTATAGAAAAGGCGGAGAAATTTTAAACAACGCTTCTAAATTCGTGGGACACTACATAAAGGGGTAA
- a CDS encoding UPF0323 family lipoprotein translates to MKRIKKIATYAAVGGFGAIVMAGLAGCSGGGEDQSVVREDTQAQGAFVIIEETAKGSYKVLEEYPSSETRVVLKQLDGTERVLTKEEMDKLIAEENAKIDNGTSNLTKPDAQLSSGGLSLGETLLASAAGAILGSWIGSKLFNNQGFQNHRQSAYKNPSTYSRSVDSFNKAKATSSASKPAGGKSGFFGSGSKTNQSVGG, encoded by the coding sequence ATGAAAAGAATCAAAAAAATAGCGACTTATGCGGCTGTTGGCGGATTTGGCGCGATAGTTATGGCAGGACTTGCCGGATGCAGCGGTGGAGGAGAAGATCAAAGCGTAGTGCGTGAGGATACTCAAGCGCAAGGAGCGTTTGTTATCATCGAAGAGACGGCGAAAGGGTCTTATAAGGTGCTTGAAGAGTATCCAAGCAGCGAAACCAGAGTCGTGTTAAAGCAGCTTGATGGCACTGAAAGGGTGCTAACAAAAGAGGAGATGGATAAGCTAATCGCCGAAGAAAACGCTAAGATCGATAACGGCACTTCAAATTTGACAAAGCCTGATGCGCAGCTTAGTAGCGGTGGGCTTAGTCTCGGCGAGACATTACTGGCTTCGGCTGCGGGCGCTATTTTAGGAAGCTGGATAGGTAGCAAACTGTTTAATAACCAAGGTTTTCAAAACCATCGCCAGAGCGCTTATAAAAATCCTTCAACTTACTCAAGAAGCGTTGATAGCTTTAATAAAGCCAAGGCTACAAGCTCGGCGAGCAAGCCTGCGGGCGGCAAGAGTGGATTTTTCGGTAGCGGAAGCAAGACCAATCAATCAGTAGGTGGATGA
- a CDS encoding helix-turn-helix domain-containing protein, whose product MRKLSVSEAAEVLGITKEAIYNRIRRKSLKSIDENGVKYVLIEDDKSTNEPQTKSKTTKPSTKKSTKNVSENLGETTEEKSEFIKFLLMQLEELKEQNRNLQEDKDRLHVQKEEILIANKDEISEIYKERDEKFRYFLQMLERPLLARQNGEYIRPIDVEFDESEEVHETQAYSEFKSKEKDETKSKKWLSLSEFLNGLNSKNKKKKKIQKLIIKNIGKSKFIKFKDGVIWVRNEKSIKQIVGEI is encoded by the coding sequence ATGCGTAAGTTATCCGTTAGCGAAGCCGCCGAAGTTTTAGGTATAACAAAAGAGGCGATTTATAACAGGATAAGACGAAAAAGTTTAAAATCAATCGACGAAAATGGCGTTAAATACGTTTTAATCGAAGATGATAAGTCCACTAACGAGCCACAAACAAAATCTAAAACAACCAAGCCGAGCACTAAAAAATCTACAAAAAATGTTAGTGAAAATTTAGGCGAAACGACAGAAGAAAAAAGCGAATTTATCAAATTTCTACTAATGCAGCTTGAGGAGCTAAAAGAGCAAAATAGAAATTTGCAAGAGGATAAGGATCGTTTGCATGTTCAAAAAGAGGAAATTTTAATCGCTAATAAAGATGAAATATCTGAAATTTATAAAGAGCGAGACGAGAAATTTAGATATTTTTTACAAATGCTTGAGCGCCCGCTTTTAGCAAGACAAAACGGCGAGTATATCCGCCCTATCGATGTGGAATTTGATGAAAGCGAAGAGGTTCACGAAACTCAAGCTTATAGTGAATTTAAAAGCAAAGAAAAAGATGAAACCAAGAGCAAAAAGTGGCTCAGCTTGAGCGAGTTTTTAAATGGATTAAATTCAAAAAACAAAAAGAAAAAAAAGATACAAAAATTGATCATTAAAAATATCGGCAAGTCGAAATTTATCAAATTTAAAGACGGCGTGATATGGGTAAGAAACGAAAAATCAATAAAACAGATAGTAGGTGAAATATGA
- the rpsU gene encoding 30S ribosomal protein S21: MPGIKVHPNESFDEAYRKFKKQVDRNLIVTEVRARRFFEPMTEIRKKQKISARKKMLKRLYMLRRYESKL, encoded by the coding sequence GTGCCGGGAATCAAGGTACATCCTAATGAGTCTTTTGACGAAGCGTATAGGAAATTTAAAAAGCAAGTCGATAGAAATCTTATCGTAACGGAAGTTCGCGCAAGAAGATTTTTCGAGCCTATGACTGAAATTCGCAAAAAGCAAAAAATTTCAGCTCGTAAAAAAATGCTTAAACGTCTTTATATGCTTAGACGCTACGAGTCAAAACTCTAA
- a CDS encoding flavocytochrome c codes for MKKLSRREFLKTGFAAASISAVGAMNLSANDQTNEIKWDSEFDVLIVGSGLSANVAGIITAEAGLNTVLIEKMSRTGGNSVISQLDFACVGSDVQVNAGIKDSVELFIKDLNKAGRGFNHIDQTRRIAENSKRAYEFMKARGVKYADKLKHLGGHSVARSLETVDGGGACIQTLNAHFESKGGKTLKRVKADEIIKDQNGVVIGLKVKEDYKFERKLKNDDAQNTSGEVKFYKAKKAVIFASGGYSADKEFKFIQNPRLSLANTPSNAGATAGALKIMLKAGATPVQLSLARYSFGIPTEDLIFSIIVDGKNTKRFMNEDGDRQTLSNNILENMQNNDSTLFPVIIFDSVGFNSSHDPKRLEGFITSGKLKKFDTLEDLAQEFKLNLQTLNSEIEKYNKLISEKADTDFKKDLSKKSVAPIAKAPFYAILGAPGISYTQGGVRTNLNFEVLSVYDDSPIKNLYAVGEATGGVHGYSRLTSCSVPDCITSAMIAAEHIVK; via the coding sequence ATGAAAAAGTTATCAAGAAGAGAGTTTTTAAAAACAGGCTTTGCGGCAGCTTCTATCAGTGCCGTAGGTGCTATGAATTTAAGCGCGAACGATCAGACAAACGAGATCAAATGGGACAGTGAATTTGACGTACTTATCGTAGGAAGCGGACTTAGCGCGAATGTCGCGGGTATCATAACCGCAGAAGCTGGACTTAATACCGTGCTAATTGAAAAGATGTCTCGAACCGGCGGAAATTCCGTGATATCTCAGCTTGATTTTGCTTGTGTAGGATCAGATGTGCAGGTTAATGCGGGCATTAAGGATTCGGTCGAGCTTTTTATCAAGGATCTAAATAAAGCCGGTAGAGGCTTTAACCACATCGACCAAACTCGCAGAATCGCTGAAAATTCAAAAAGGGCGTATGAGTTTATGAAAGCTCGCGGCGTAAAATACGCAGACAAATTAAAGCATCTTGGCGGACACAGCGTAGCAAGAAGCCTAGAGACAGTAGATGGCGGCGGAGCGTGCATACAAACTCTTAATGCGCACTTTGAAAGCAAGGGTGGAAAAACTCTAAAAAGAGTAAAAGCCGACGAGATAATCAAAGATCAAAACGGCGTAGTTATCGGGCTAAAAGTAAAAGAGGATTATAAATTCGAGAGAAAACTCAAAAACGATGACGCTCAAAACACTTCAGGAGAGGTTAAATTCTATAAAGCTAAAAAAGCCGTTATCTTTGCCAGCGGAGGATATTCTGCGGATAAGGAGTTTAAATTTATCCAAAATCCAAGACTCTCTTTGGCTAATACCCCTTCAAATGCAGGCGCAACGGCGGGAGCTCTTAAGATAATGCTAAAAGCCGGAGCTACGCCCGTACAACTTAGCCTCGCGAGATATTCGTTTGGAATTCCTACAGAGGATTTGATATTTTCTATCATAGTAGATGGCAAAAACACAAAACGTTTTATGAACGAGGACGGCGATAGACAAACTCTGTCAAACAATATCTTAGAAAATATGCAAAATAATGATTCGACACTCTTTCCTGTAATTATTTTTGATAGTGTCGGCTTTAATTCAAGTCACGATCCAAAGCGTCTTGAAGGATTTATAACCAGCGGAAAGCTTAAAAAATTTGACACGCTTGAGGATCTTGCGCAGGAATTTAAGCTAAATTTGCAAACTTTAAATAGCGAAATAGAAAAATATAATAAGCTAATAAGCGAAAAAGCAGATACCGACTTTAAGAAAGATCTAAGCAAAAAGAGCGTTGCGCCGATAGCAAAAGCGCCGTTTTACGCTATCTTGGGAGCGCCGGGTATAAGCTACACTCAAGGCGGTGTTAGAACGAATTTAAATTTTGAAGTTCTTAGCGTTTATGATGATAGCCCTATTAAAAATCTATATGCGGTTGGCGAAGCTACGGGCGGAGTTCACGGCTATAGTAGGCTTACAAGCTGCTCTGTGCCTGATTGCATAACTTCTGCTATGATAGCGGCCGAGCATATAGTAAAGTAA
- the ccoG gene encoding cytochrome c oxidase accessory protein CcoG, which yields MSEQNLKNNPNYAKKRYMFYAILTCIALILPFVKINGNHFFLLSFDKKQLHLLFNSFDTQELYLMPFVLIIFFLTIFFLTTLGGRVWCGWSCPQTIFRVIYRDLIQTKILKLRKNTNNKQKPIEGQNFKKFAGVVIWSVLACLAAANFLWFFVPPEDFINYVKNAGEHKFLMGIWFFITAFIVFDVVWLAEKFCIYVCPYARIQSVMFDEDTIQVIYDEQRGGKIYDKNIKLWKKPPEPENECTGCEACVKICPTHIDIRKGMQLECINCLECVDACSKVMGKLGKKTLIDWTSDNSLKSGKKVNYLRFRTIAYMAVIAATTVILAFMSTKKEYMLLNINRTSELYKIKDNGEIENAYTFLFQNTDNKDHSYYFDVNDTNIKITRPKEPIELKSGAKKKVVVVLTSKNLNLSDKNDAPIHIKINAYAKDEKEKISIERETIFVYPKQ from the coding sequence ATGAGCGAGCAAAATTTAAAAAACAATCCGAACTACGCTAAAAAGCGTTATATGTTCTACGCAATCTTAACCTGTATCGCGCTTATCTTGCCTTTTGTTAAGATAAACGGCAATCACTTCTTCTTGCTAAGCTTTGACAAAAAGCAACTCCATCTGCTCTTTAACAGCTTTGACACGCAAGAGCTTTATCTGATGCCATTTGTGCTTATCATATTTTTTCTTACTATATTTTTTCTCACAACCCTTGGCGGAAGGGTTTGGTGCGGCTGGAGCTGTCCGCAAACGATATTTCGCGTGATTTATCGTGATCTAATCCAAACTAAAATTTTAAAGCTTCGCAAAAATACGAACAATAAACAAAAGCCTATAGAAGGGCAAAATTTCAAAAAATTTGCAGGTGTAGTTATATGGTCGGTCTTAGCCTGTTTGGCTGCGGCAAATTTCTTATGGTTTTTTGTGCCGCCCGAGGATTTTATAAACTACGTTAAAAATGCCGGGGAGCATAAATTTTTAATGGGAATTTGGTTTTTTATAACGGCGTTTATAGTATTTGACGTAGTTTGGTTGGCGGAGAAATTTTGCATATATGTCTGTCCTTATGCGAGAATTCAATCGGTTATGTTTGATGAAGATACGATACAAGTTATCTATGACGAACAAAGAGGCGGTAAAATTTACGATAAAAACATCAAGCTTTGGAAAAAACCGCCAGAGCCTGAAAACGAATGCACGGGATGTGAGGCATGCGTTAAAATTTGCCCTACTCATATAGATATAAGAAAAGGTATGCAGCTTGAGTGCATAAATTGCCTTGAATGCGTGGATGCGTGTAGTAAAGTCATGGGCAAGCTTGGCAAAAAGACGCTTATAGACTGGACGAGCGACAACTCGCTAAAATCCGGCAAAAAGGTTAATTATCTAAGATTTAGAACGATCGCTTATATGGCTGTTATCGCCGCTACTACTGTCATCTTGGCATTCATGAGCACAAAAAAAGAATACATGCTGCTTAACATAAATCGCACGAGCGAACTATATAAGATAAAAGACAACGGCGAAATCGAAAACGCATATACGTTTTTATTCCAAAATACCGACAATAAAGATCATAGCTATTACTTTGACGTAAATGACACCAATATAAAAATAACACGCCCTAAAGAGCCTATCGAGCTAAAAAGCGGAGCGAAAAAGAAAGTGGTAGTCGTTTTAACCTCTAAAAATTTAAACTTAAGCGATAAAAACGATGCGCCGATACATATCAAGATAAACGCTTACGCAAAAGACGAAAAAGAGAAAATAAGCATTGAAAGAGAGACGATATTTGTCTATCCTAAACAATAA
- a CDS encoding TetR/AcrR family transcriptional regulator, with product MTKMSKRGHERYEKITQVALELFLEKGYENTSLNDIIDKSGGSLASIYKFFKNKEGLFKAIVDKSIDEFCNEIDEKIDLKLSHKLEDFLHKFATVFFDIICERKTTYIARTMIIEGFKNDSALGKMFLEQILNKIHKILVDFFNRDEIKAKLSDIDSDLAASLFCALVRSPYHYNAVLLNSDITLSKQQREEHVKICVDLFLNGVCKSKN from the coding sequence ATGACAAAAATGTCAAAACGTGGTCACGAAAGATATGAAAAAATAACACAAGTCGCGCTTGAGCTATTTTTAGAAAAAGGCTATGAAAACACCAGTTTAAACGATATCATCGACAAAAGCGGAGGCTCGCTTGCAAGTATATATAAATTTTTTAAGAACAAAGAGGGTCTTTTTAAGGCGATAGTAGATAAAAGCATAGATGAATTTTGTAACGAAATCGACGAAAAGATAGATCTAAAACTCTCTCATAAGCTTGAGGATTTTTTGCATAAATTCGCAACTGTATTTTTTGATATCATCTGCGAGAGAAAAACGACTTATATAGCCCGCACTATGATAATTGAAGGTTTTAAAAACGACTCCGCACTGGGCAAGATGTTTTTAGAGCAAATTTTAAATAAGATACATAAAATTTTAGTTGATTTCTTCAACCGAGACGAGATCAAAGCTAAGCTTTCAGATATAGACTCAGATCTTGCCGCAAGCTTATTCTGCGCTCTGGTAAGAAGCCCTTATCACTATAACGCCGTACTTCTAAACAGCGATATAACTTTATCAAAACAGCAGCGCGAAGAGCACGTTAAAATTTGCGTTGATCTATTCTTAAACGGAGTTTGTAAATCTAAAAATTAA
- a CDS encoding efflux RND transporter periplasmic adaptor subunit, with protein MKKLANFSLIMGILISFSGCFKDDKANTAGQRPQMPPAKVDIIKAKKEDIPITFEYPAKIVSDQDVTLRPKVSGTLIKQYFKAGDSVKAGDKLFLIDPEKYQASYDALEASVGVASATLKNAQTEFNRVKKLYEKKAVSQKEFDSAKSTLDIANATLLSVKANSKNAKIDLGYTTVVAPFDGILGENLVDVGSFVSASATELVRLTKIDPISVKFYIADVDNLNRIKNVQSGSWAQNGANATLKTGGEIFKGKVNFIDNVVDINVGSVLAKAEFENKDAKLMPGAFASVVMDGFYQKDGFKIPQVAIQQDAMNTFVLVLKDQKVTQKNIEISYQKEDYAVVSGGLEEGDLIIINNFKKIRVGADAQVDKEKN; from the coding sequence ATGAAAAAACTTGCAAATTTTTCTCTAATAATGGGAATTTTAATATCTTTTTCGGGCTGCTTTAAGGACGATAAAGCAAATACCGCAGGTCAAAGACCGCAAATGCCGCCTGCAAAAGTAGATATCATAAAAGCCAAAAAAGAAGACATCCCGATAACTTTTGAATATCCCGCCAAAATCGTAAGCGACCAAGACGTAACGCTTCGTCCTAAGGTTTCAGGCACTCTTATTAAGCAGTATTTTAAAGCAGGCGATAGTGTAAAAGCAGGCGATAAACTGTTTTTAATCGATCCTGAAAAGTATCAGGCAAGCTATGACGCTCTTGAAGCAAGCGTGGGCGTAGCGAGCGCAACTCTTAAAAACGCTCAAACCGAATTTAATAGAGTAAAAAAACTATATGAGAAAAAAGCCGTAAGCCAGAAGGAATTTGACTCTGCAAAAAGCACTCTTGATATCGCAAACGCAACCTTGCTAAGCGTAAAGGCAAATTCCAAAAACGCAAAGATAGATCTCGGATATACGACAGTTGTTGCGCCGTTTGACGGAATTTTGGGCGAAAATTTAGTTGATGTTGGTTCGTTTGTTTCAGCTAGTGCAACAGAGCTTGTAAGACTAACCAAAATCGATCCGATAAGCGTTAAATTTTATATCGCCGATGTTGACAATCTAAATAGAATCAAAAACGTACAAAGCGGCTCTTGGGCGCAAAACGGCGCTAACGCCACGCTAAAAACAGGAGGCGAAATTTTTAAAGGCAAAGTAAACTTTATAGATAATGTAGTGGATATAAACGTAGGAAGCGTTTTGGCTAAAGCGGAATTTGAAAACAAAGACGCAAAGCTAATGCCGGGAGCTTTTGCAAGCGTAGTCATGGATGGATTTTATCAAAAAGACGGATTTAAGATTCCTCAAGTCGCCATCCAACAAGACGCTATGAATACCTTCGTGCTTGTGCTAAAAGATCAAAAAGTAACGCAAAAAAACATAGAAATTTCATATCAAAAAGAAGACTATGCGGTAGTTAGCGGCGGACTTGAAGAGGGAGATTTGATCATCATAAATAACTTTAAAAAGATTAGAGTGGGAGCGGACGCGCAAGTTGATAAGGAGAAAAACTAG